A genome region from Mycolicibacterium litorale includes the following:
- a CDS encoding phage holin family protein — protein sequence MSRGDRKNGVPTTVTSIPLVDPHAPKPDPSIGDLVKDATSQVSTLVRAEVELAKAEITRDVKKGLTGSVFFIAALVVLFYSTFFFFFFAAELLDTWLWRWASFLIVFGVMVVVTAVLALLGYLKVRRIRGPQKTIESVKETREALTPGHDKVQKTVALSDGDKARAVTDGQKTGDPSGW from the coding sequence GTGAGCCGAGGCGATCGCAAGAACGGCGTGCCCACCACCGTCACATCGATCCCGCTGGTGGATCCACATGCGCCCAAGCCCGATCCCTCGATCGGCGATCTGGTCAAGGACGCCACCTCGCAGGTGTCGACGCTGGTGCGTGCCGAGGTCGAATTGGCCAAGGCCGAGATCACCCGTGACGTCAAGAAAGGGCTGACCGGCAGCGTCTTCTTCATCGCCGCGCTGGTCGTCCTGTTCTACTCGACGTTCTTCTTCTTCTTCTTCGCCGCCGAACTGCTCGACACCTGGCTGTGGCGGTGGGCGTCGTTCCTGATCGTCTTCGGCGTGATGGTGGTCGTCACGGCGGTGCTGGCGCTGCTCGGCTATCTGAAGGTGCGCCGCATCCGCGGGCCACAGAAGACCATCGAGTCGGTCAAGGAGACGCGCGAAGCGCTCACCCCCGGCCACGACAAGGTGCAGAAAACGGTCGCCCTCTCCGACGGCGACAAGGCAAGGGCCGTCACCGACGGTCAGAAGAC